A genomic window from Elaeis guineensis isolate ETL-2024a chromosome 3, EG11, whole genome shotgun sequence includes:
- the LOC105036139 gene encoding pectinesterase-like: MAKLLAHFFAFSLFMAFRIATSEPILISCRQTPYPHVCSSMVSSSPLFAQAKTQSGFRHLALQAAIDRAIRAHELASTMDVSSLDERVKAAWADCLELCEDTIGKLNRSMSSSSYDDAQTWLSAAMANQQTCRNGFLELDSSFPLGSSPFMSYNISESLSNLLAINMATTPAMSGGNRRLLSDGFPNWLSATDRKLLRSSTINADLVVAKDGSGDYKTISEAIAAAMKQSSGKSRFVIHVKTGVYDENVQTSMKNLMIIGDGMDATVVTGSKNVKDGSTTFRSATFAVTGDGFIARDMTFENTAGPQKQQAVALRSGSDLSVFYQCSFKGYQDTLYVYSQRQFYRNCDIYGTVDFIFGDAAVVLQNCNMHVRKPMSGQKNTVTAQGRTDPNENTGISIHDSAVTAASDLKPVQGSFETYLGRPWQEYSRTVFMKTSLDSLIDPAGWLEWSGNFALSTLYYGEYMNTGPGADTSQRVKWPGYHVITSAAEASKFTVGNFLSGNSWIPATEVPFTSGL; encoded by the exons ATGGCTAAGTTGTTAGCACATTTCTTTgccttctctctctttatggcctTCAGGATTGCAACAAGCGAGCCAATATTAATATCATGCCGCCAAACCCCTTATCCTCATGTGTGTAGTTCCATGGTAAGCTCTAGCCCTCTATTCGCCCAAGCCAAAACACAGTCCGGGTTCCGTCACTTAGCCCTGCAGGCAGCCATAGACCGAGCAATTCGAGCACATGAGCTTGCATCCACCATGGATGTCAGCTCGCTCGATGAGCGAGTGAAAGCTGCATGGGCTGATTGCTTGGAGCTCTGCGAGGACACCATCGGCAAGCTTAACCGGTCGATGAGCTCGTCGTCATATGACGATGCTCAGACATGGCTAAGTGCAGCGATGGCCAATCAACAGACATGTCGAAATGGATTTCTTGAGCTTGATTCTTCCTTTCCCTTGGGGTCATCACCCTTCATGTCTTATAACATATCGGAGTCGCTAAGCAACTTGCTAGCCATTAACATGGCAACAACTCCCGCCATGTCAGGTGGTAATCGTCGGTTGCTCTCCGATGGGTTCCCGAATTGGCTATCTGCCACCGATCGAAAGCTTCTTCGATCTTCGACGATAAATGCTGATCTTGTGGTGGCCAAAGATGGATCCGGAGATTACAAAACCATCTCAGAAGCCATTGCAGCTGCTATGAAACAAAGCAGCGGCAAATCAAGATTTGTAATTCATGTCAAAACCGGTGTATACGACGAGAATGTCCAAACATCAATGAAGAATCTCATGATAATTGGAGATGGAATGGATGCTACCGTTGTTACCGGTAGTAAGAATGTGAAAGATGGTTCCACGACGTTCCGTTCTGCGACCTTTG CGGTCACCGGCGATGGCTTCATCGCCCGAGACATGACCTTCGAGAACACGGCAGGACCCCAGAAGCAGCAGGCGGTCGCCCTCCGGTCAGGCTCGGACCTCTCGGTCTTCTACCAGTGCAGCTTCAAGGGCTACCAGGACACCCTCTACGTCTACTCCCAGCGGCAATTCTACCGCAACTGCGACATCTACGGCACGGTCGACTTCATCTTCGGCGACGCCGCAGTGGTCCTCCAGAACTGCAACATGCACGTCAGGAAGCCAATGAGCGGCCAGAAGAACACGGTGACGGCACAGGGGCGGACCGACCCGAACGAGAACACCGGGATATCGATTCACGATTCGGCGGTCACGGCAGCATCGGACCTCAAGCCGGTGCAGGGCTCATTCGAGACCTATCTTGGCCGGCCATGGCAGGAGTACTCCAGGACGGTGTTCATGAAGACGTCACTAGATAGCCTTATTGATCCAGCAGGGTGGCTCGAATGGAGTGGAAACTTTGCTCTGAGTACTTTGTATTATGGGGAGTACATGAACACCGGGCCAGGGGCTGATACTAGTCAGCGGGTGAAGTGGCCCGGATACCATGTTATCACGAGTGCAGCGGAGGCCAGCAAGTTCACAGTGGGGAACTTCCTGTCCGGGAACTCATGGATTCCGGCCACTGAGGTCCCATTCACGTCCGGTCTTTGA